A genomic stretch from Barnesiella intestinihominis YIT 11860 includes:
- a CDS encoding S-ribosylhomocysteine lyase — MKKIPSFTIDHIHLLRGIYVSRKDYLGDHVVTTFDIRMKEPNREPAIGYGALHTIEHLAATFLRNHPVWGDKIVFWGPMGCCTGNYFLMQGDLESKDIVELMRETFRFIRDFDGEVPGAAPRDCGNYLLHDLPMARWEADKYLREVLDVIEEKNLVYPTIEK, encoded by the coding sequence ATGAAAAAGATACCGAGCTTTACCATCGACCATATCCATTTATTACGTGGCATTTACGTTTCCCGTAAAGATTATTTGGGCGACCACGTCGTAACGACTTTCGATATTCGAATGAAAGAACCCAACCGGGAACCGGCCATCGGTTACGGTGCGTTGCACACGATCGAACACTTAGCCGCCACATTTTTGCGTAACCACCCGGTATGGGGCGACAAAATCGTATTCTGGGGCCCAATGGGGTGCTGTACAGGAAATTATTTCCTAATGCAGGGTGACCTCGAATCGAAAGACATTGTAGAACTAATGCGGGAGACATTCCGATTTATCCGCGACTTCGACGGCGAAGTGCCGGGAGCCGCTCCGCGCGACTGCGGAAATTATCTGCTGCACGACCTGCCTATGGCTCGATGGGAGGCAGACAAATATCTGCGCGAGGTTCTCGACGTTATCGAGGAAAAGAACTTGGTTTATCCTACTATCGAAAAATAG
- the fldA gene encoding flavodoxin FldA gives MKKIGIFYGSSTGTTESVAHTIAQKLGVASNDVHDASKLTGEMVKEYDVLVLGTSTWGCGELQDDWYDAVKVLKKAGLSSKEVALFGCGDSESYCDTFCDGIGVLYEELKGTGCKFIGNHVPTGDYNFSSSTAVVDGEFAGLPLDEMNESDKTEGRIDNWVKSLKD, from the coding sequence ATGAAAAAAATTGGAATATTTTATGGTTCTTCCACAGGTACTACCGAGAGTGTAGCCCATACAATCGCACAAAAGTTGGGTGTCGCCTCGAACGACGTACACGATGCTTCCAAACTGACCGGAGAAATGGTAAAGGAATACGACGTATTGGTATTGGGTACATCGACTTGGGGCTGCGGAGAGTTGCAAGACGATTGGTACGACGCTGTGAAGGTGTTGAAAAAGGCTGGCCTGAGTTCGAAAGAGGTCGCACTCTTCGGGTGCGGGGACTCGGAGTCGTACTGCGATACGTTCTGTGACGGAATAGGCGTACTGTATGAGGAGCTGAAAGGGACGGGCTGTAAGTTTATCGGTAATCACGTACCGACGGGCGATTACAACTTTTCCTCTTCTACGGCAGTTGTAGACGGTGAATTCGCGGGGCTTCCCCTCGACGAAATGAATGAATCGGACAAGACCGAAGGTCGCATCGATAACTGGGTAAAAAGTTTGAAAGATTAA
- a CDS encoding DUF2023 family protein: MITCNAYPAELKVFLNHVYEYKKGVRNMVLYTTNKKYEEFAVSRLNSQNIDYCIQPIGCNKINLFFGRRECIEVIQSMTSRPLNELTPEEDFILGAMLGYDICGQCLRYCKRKAK, from the coding sequence ATGATTACGTGCAATGCCTATCCGGCCGAATTGAAAGTGTTTCTGAACCACGTGTATGAATACAAGAAGGGTGTTCGCAACATGGTTCTTTATACGACGAACAAAAAATATGAAGAGTTTGCCGTCAGTCGATTGAACAGCCAAAACATAGATTATTGCATTCAACCGATCGGCTGTAATAAAATCAATCTGTTTTTCGGCCGCAGGGAGTGCATCGAAGTGATTCAATCCATGACTTCCCGACCTTTGAACGAACTGACACCAGAGGAGGATTTCATATTGGGAGCCATGCTGGGTTACGATATTTGCGGACAATGCCTCCGCTATTGCAAGCGCAAAGCCAAATAA
- a CDS encoding pyridoxal phosphate-dependent aminotransferase has product MNQVSDRLAALAPSQTLAMSQKSSELKAQGVDVINLSVGEPDFNTPQHIKDAAKKAIDDNFSHYSPVPGYMDLRQAICAKLKNENGLDFTPEQIVVSNGAKQSICNTILALVNPGDEVILPAPYWVSYVEMVKLAEGKNVIIETGIEQDFKMTPAQLEAAITPKTKLLILCSPSNPTGSVYSREELEALASVLERHPQVFVISDEIYEHINYVGAHQSLAQFPSIRERIVIINGVSKGYAMTGWRIGFIAAPLWIAKACNKLQGQYTSGASSIAQKAAAAAFAGEQGCVETMRQAFQHRRDLVVRLAKEIPGLKVNDPQGAFYLFPEVSHYLGKSDGERKINTSSDLAMYILEVGHVATVAGDAFGAPDYLRLSYATSEENITEAMRRMKEVLARLK; this is encoded by the coding sequence ATGAATCAAGTATCCGATCGTTTGGCAGCTCTTGCTCCTTCGCAAACGCTTGCGATGTCACAAAAAAGTAGTGAACTGAAAGCACAAGGAGTAGATGTGATTAATCTGAGTGTGGGAGAACCCGATTTTAATACACCCCAGCATATTAAAGATGCCGCGAAAAAAGCGATAGACGATAATTTTTCGCACTATTCGCCGGTTCCGGGATATATGGATTTGCGGCAAGCCATTTGTGCGAAGCTCAAAAACGAAAACGGACTCGATTTTACTCCTGAACAGATTGTCGTTTCGAATGGAGCCAAACAATCCATTTGTAACACGATTCTTGCCCTTGTCAATCCGGGAGACGAAGTAATCCTCCCCGCCCCGTATTGGGTAAGTTATGTAGAGATGGTTAAACTCGCCGAAGGAAAGAATGTGATTATCGAGACGGGCATCGAACAAGATTTCAAGATGACGCCTGCCCAACTCGAAGCCGCTATCACGCCCAAGACCAAGCTGCTCATTCTCTGTTCGCCCTCCAACCCTACCGGCAGCGTCTATTCCCGTGAAGAGTTGGAAGCGTTGGCCTCCGTTTTGGAACGCCACCCGCAGGTATTCGTCATTTCCGATGAAATATACGAACACATCAATTATGTGGGAGCCCATCAAAGTCTGGCGCAATTCCCCTCTATTCGGGAGCGGATAGTCATTATCAACGGGGTTTCCAAAGGCTATGCGATGACCGGTTGGCGTATCGGGTTCATCGCTGCTCCGTTGTGGATTGCCAAAGCCTGCAACAAATTGCAAGGACAATACACATCGGGAGCATCATCTATCGCACAGAAAGCCGCGGCTGCCGCTTTTGCCGGAGAGCAAGGTTGCGTAGAAACCATGAGACAAGCATTTCAACACCGTCGCGATTTGGTCGTACGTTTGGCAAAAGAAATACCCGGCTTAAAAGTAAACGATCCGCAGGGAGCATTCTATCTCTTCCCCGAGGTCAGCCACTATTTAGGGAAGTCCGACGGCGAACGCAAGATAAACACCTCTTCCGATTTGGCGATGTATATCCTCGAAGTAGGTCATGTCGCAACGGTGGCGGGCGATGCTTTCGGGGCTCCCGATTATCTTCGTCTGTCTTATGCCACTTCCGAGGAGAATATCACCGAAGCCATGCGCCGTATGAAAGAAGTCCTCGCCCGTTTGAAGTAA
- a CDS encoding S8 family serine peptidase produces MIMRKKITCMVAAALAFMASAQPFQSIYYPSKLTASTITRVHRTASALRASDENIHAIVRLCDEADLDRLAADYGVAFNVVTGNLATAVIPMSALVDFAEDPDVENVDAGNSVKAMTDLAREYSHVDALHVGLPDFPRSFTGKGVLIGVIDTGFDFMHPAFRDAEGNSRIIHVWDQSGRNGNASSMGYGVVFDTPELIRSAAHDVSRDTHGTHVAAIAASSADVYKGMAPESDIVVVATDKSESGIIDALAYLLDYAEKEKKPMAINLSMGTVIGFKDGTDPIASMIDELLDKSGKKCLMAIAAGNEGHRNSTIVTEATGQGEVINTSFTPPSHMRENIFIGCSTTSAFQVTLSLVGSDGVAFETSISSDVSESVSHENITGEKDYSLVTLSPMKDADGLQRGVSINLYAPLKDGQKWKLSVTGAAGKYIACCDYGELDNGSNASTMAATACGQIPISVGAYVSRDKFTNLQGTERSSDWTVGERYPLSGMGPAFDGRDKPDVLAPGAHIISAINNYAASYNVNREDLAYTEVDALIPGRTNYWGAMCGTSMATPVVTGIMALWLQANPRLDFDHVRKLIGSPGSHIDAKTGMESLLAGVELPKSKNTVPYIYNPFTRSIAIIGEGVVCVEVFAVDGTVLKRKNRPVEPVHIPEGAMRIVRITTSTGSHILKI; encoded by the coding sequence ATGATAATGCGAAAAAAAATTACATGTATGGTTGCGGCTGCGTTGGCCTTTATGGCTTCGGCGCAGCCGTTTCAATCGATATATTACCCTTCGAAGCTCACCGCTTCCACGATTACCCGTGTTCATCGGACAGCATCGGCTTTGCGAGCTTCCGATGAGAATATACATGCCATAGTGAGACTTTGCGACGAGGCCGACCTCGACAGGCTTGCTGCGGACTATGGAGTGGCTTTCAATGTGGTGACGGGTAACTTGGCTACGGCAGTAATCCCGATGAGCGCATTGGTGGATTTCGCCGAAGATCCCGATGTCGAGAATGTTGATGCCGGAAACAGTGTGAAAGCCATGACCGATCTTGCGAGGGAATATTCTCATGTGGATGCTCTTCATGTAGGTCTTCCCGATTTCCCTCGCAGTTTCACGGGAAAGGGCGTGCTGATAGGAGTGATTGATACGGGTTTTGATTTCATGCACCCTGCATTTCGCGATGCCGAGGGCAATAGTCGCATTATTCATGTATGGGATCAGAGCGGTAGGAACGGAAACGCTTCTTCTATGGGATACGGTGTGGTATTCGATACCCCGGAACTGATTCGCTCTGCGGCTCATGATGTTTCGAGAGACACTCATGGTACTCATGTGGCTGCGATTGCAGCCTCCTCGGCCGATGTGTATAAAGGTATGGCGCCGGAGTCCGACATTGTGGTAGTGGCGACCGACAAGAGCGAATCCGGAATTATAGATGCCCTTGCCTATCTGCTCGATTATGCCGAGAAAGAGAAGAAACCGATGGCTATAAATCTCAGCATGGGTACGGTCATAGGCTTCAAAGATGGGACTGATCCTATCGCGTCGATGATTGACGAGCTGCTCGACAAAAGCGGCAAAAAATGCCTTATGGCGATTGCGGCCGGTAACGAGGGGCATCGCAACTCCACGATTGTGACCGAGGCCACGGGGCAGGGTGAGGTGATTAACACATCGTTTACTCCGCCATCGCACATGCGCGAAAATATCTTTATCGGGTGTTCGACCACATCTGCATTTCAAGTGACCCTCTCGTTGGTAGGTAGCGATGGAGTCGCTTTTGAAACTTCGATTAGCTCCGATGTTTCCGAATCGGTAAGTCACGAGAATATAACCGGCGAAAAAGACTATTCGCTCGTCACGCTTTCCCCTATGAAAGATGCCGATGGTTTGCAGCGCGGTGTGAGCATCAACCTCTATGCCCCGTTGAAAGACGGGCAGAAATGGAAACTCTCAGTGACGGGCGCTGCCGGAAAATACATTGCATGTTGCGATTACGGAGAACTTGATAACGGCTCCAACGCGAGCACGATGGCGGCGACCGCTTGTGGGCAAATTCCCATATCGGTGGGTGCTTATGTGTCGCGAGACAAGTTTACCAATTTACAAGGTACGGAACGAAGTTCCGATTGGACTGTGGGCGAGAGGTATCCCCTTTCCGGTATGGGTCCCGCATTTGATGGACGCGATAAGCCCGATGTGCTTGCACCGGGTGCACACATAATTTCGGCGATTAATAATTATGCGGCATCTTATAATGTAAATCGCGAAGACTTGGCTTATACCGAGGTCGATGCCTTGATTCCCGGGCGTACCAATTATTGGGGGGCAATGTGCGGGACATCGATGGCGACGCCGGTAGTCACCGGCATTATGGCATTGTGGTTGCAAGCCAATCCTCGGCTCGACTTCGATCACGTGCGAAAGCTCATCGGCTCCCCCGGATCTCACATCGATGCCAAAACCGGTATGGAGTCGCTGTTGGCAGGGGTAGAGCTACCGAAAAGCAAAAACACCGTGCCCTATATTTACAATCCCTTCACACGCAGTATCGCTATTATCGGTGAAGGAGTCGTTTGTGTAGAGGTGTTTGCTGTCGACGGTACTGTTTTAAAGAGGAAAAATCGGCCCGTGGAGCCTGTTCATATCCCCGAAGGAGCTATGCGCATTGTGCGTATAACCACTTCGACAGGCTCGCATATCTTGAAAATATGA
- a CDS encoding T9SS type A sorting domain-containing protein yields the protein MMKNFYKKLSFVMVMGISLSSYAAWNGDATAWTQGDGSEQNPFLIENEAQLSHLQQTVTAGETYQGKFFRLTADLDMGGKQMPSIGNYNDYTTQENPELVRESKVFRGTFDGDFHTIDNLTIVNNNADVNLGGVGLFAVSYPETHICNLTLGQGVTVEGSEFDNVGGFIGYSSGGKVENCRFMGLVNGGSMNAGGIVGVAETTVTISGCVNTGRLVGHSFAGGIAGTVSISKVQNCYSSATISCPSAYWVAGIVGWAEQSTVYNCYAIGSIEAEVGSSFLPGKSPICAELEKSSASDCYYVEALTGCKPLSEQTGVTAVTEEEMKAADMIAKLNANLSANAWGVGADGFPALLWEIDGTGSIESVGATAGIEIVKEGDRLVIVSATGEKARLSVYDITGKAIVTTVVTDGDCITVSSKGVCIATLVTDGGNCTTRKFLF from the coding sequence CTTGGACACAGGGCGATGGTTCGGAACAAAATCCGTTCTTGATAGAGAACGAGGCGCAACTGTCGCATTTGCAGCAAACGGTGACAGCCGGTGAAACCTATCAAGGAAAATTTTTCCGCTTGACAGCCGATTTAGACATGGGTGGCAAGCAAATGCCTTCGATTGGTAACTATAATGACTATACGACACAAGAGAATCCCGAGTTGGTCAGAGAGTCAAAAGTATTCCGTGGAACTTTCGATGGCGATTTCCATACCATCGATAATCTCACAATCGTAAATAATAATGCCGATGTCAATCTCGGTGGGGTGGGACTTTTTGCAGTCTCTTATCCCGAAACCCACATCTGTAATCTCACTCTCGGGCAGGGTGTTACCGTTGAAGGTAGTGAATTCGACAATGTAGGCGGTTTTATCGGTTATAGTTCGGGTGGCAAGGTGGAAAATTGCCGCTTCATGGGTTTGGTGAACGGGGGCAGTATGAACGCTGGGGGTATCGTGGGTGTTGCCGAGACGACTGTGACAATCTCTGGTTGTGTAAATACCGGTAGGTTGGTAGGGCATTCGTTTGCTGGTGGTATTGCTGGGACTGTCAGTATATCGAAAGTTCAAAACTGTTATTCTTCGGCTACAATTTCGTGCCCATCGGCCTATTGGGTGGCTGGTATTGTTGGTTGGGCCGAGCAATCCACAGTCTACAACTGTTATGCTATCGGTTCCATCGAGGCGGAAGTCGGTTCGTCTTTCTTGCCCGGTAAAAGCCCCATTTGTGCAGAATTGGAAAAATCTTCGGCTTCCGATTGTTACTATGTCGAAGCGCTCACCGGCTGTAAGCCTTTGAGCGAGCAGACCGGTGTGACCGCTGTTACGGAGGAAGAAATGAAAGCTGCCGATATGATTGCTAAACTTAATGCCAATCTGTCTGCTAATGCGTGGGGGGTAGGGGCCGACGGCTTCCCGGCTCTTCTGTGGGAAATCGACGGAACGGGCAGTATCGAGTCTGTCGGTGCGACAGCTGGAATTGAGATTGTTAAAGAGGGCGACCGCTTGGTGATTGTATCGGCAACAGGTGAAAAAGCCCGCCTCAGTGTTTACGATATTACCGGTAAAGCGATTGTGACGACTGTTGTCACCGATGGCGATTGCATTACGGTGTCCAGTAAGGGAGTGTGTATAGCCACGCTTGTTACAGACGGTGGTAATTGCACGACCCGTAAATTTTTGTTCTAA